In Daucus carota subsp. sativus chromosome 4, DH1 v3.0, whole genome shotgun sequence, one DNA window encodes the following:
- the LOC108217455 gene encoding uncharacterized protein LOC108217455, giving the protein MGNCLALQEKFVQVVKTDGKILEYRAPLKVHQVLSEYPGHEISLTPLVIRRLQADANMRAGHVYYLLPLSVPSLELNQYSNTKEVSEQENHGVVRIKLLIRKQDLEEMLGQGGPVEQLILQLQNKQLVRSFKNLESDASKNFTGWKPVLPTIPEAC; this is encoded by the coding sequence ATGGGAAATTGCTTGGCGCTACAAGAAAAGTTTGTCCAGGTTGTGAAAACGGACGGGAAAATCCTTGAATATAGAGCCCCTTTGAAAGTACATCAAGTTCTGTCGGAATATCCTGGTCATGAAATATCTCTGACACCTCTGGTGATCCGACGGCTCCAGGCGGATGCCAATATGCGTGCAGGTCATGTTTACTATCTTTTACCACTCTCGGTTCCTTCACTGGAACTCAACCAGTATTCAAACACAAAAGAAGTATCCGAACAGGAAAATCATGGCGTTGTGAGGATCAAGCTGCTTATTAGAAAGCAAGACCTGGAGGAGATGCTAGGCCAAGGAGGACCAGTTGAACAACTGATTTTGCAACTTCAAAACAAACAGTTGGTCCGTTCATTCAAAAATTTGGAGAGTGATGCTAGTAAAAATTTCACAGGATGGAAGCCAGTATTGCCAACTATACCTGAAGCTTGCTAG